The following coding sequences lie in one Arachis hypogaea cultivar Tifrunner chromosome 4, arahy.Tifrunner.gnm2.J5K5, whole genome shotgun sequence genomic window:
- the LOC112797458 gene encoding uncharacterized protein isoform X5, whose amino-acid sequence MKLGVKGRHRGNTLGEIAGEKAGIFKLLRCLSLTKQCLKRRLNGLRLGLEDLPLLSNLNLNRCNITDDGCEKFSRPKDVIHLVFRIVSPRVIDVILVKKIWIKTKWNNMKMD is encoded by the exons atgaagcttggtgtgaagggaagacacagag GAAATACTCTTGGAGAAATTGCCGGTGAGAAGGCTGGTATATTTAAG CTTTTACGGTGCCTCAGCCTGACGAAGCAATGCTTGAAGAGAAGGCTAAATGGTTTAAGACTTGGTCTTGAAG ATCTTCCTCTCTTGTCAAACTTGAATCTTAATAGATGCAATATTACCGACGACGGCTGTGAAAAATTTTCAC GACCAAAGGATGTTATACACTTAGTGTTTAGGATAGTTTCTCCTCGCGTGATAGACGTAATTCTAGTGAAGAAGATTTGGATAAAGACAAAATGGAACAACATGAAAATGGATTAG
- the LOC112797458 gene encoding uncharacterized protein isoform X6 — translation MKLGVKGRHRGNTLGEIAGEKAGIFKLLRCLSLTKQCLKRRLNGLRLGLEDLPLLSNLNLNRCNITDDGCEKFSLVVQVLVVVIINININIIIIK, via the exons atgaagcttggtgtgaagggaagacacagag GAAATACTCTTGGAGAAATTGCCGGTGAGAAGGCTGGTATATTTAAG CTTTTACGGTGCCTCAGCCTGACGAAGCAATGCTTGAAGAGAAGGCTAAATGGTTTAAGACTTGGTCTTGAAG ATCTTCCTCTCTTGTCAAACTTGAATCTTAATAGATGCAATATTACCGACGACGGCTGTGAAAAATTTTCAC TGGTGGTGCAGGTTCTAGTAGTGGtcatcatcaacatcaacatcaacatcatcatcatcaagtag
- the LOC112797458 gene encoding uncharacterized protein isoform X4, whose product MKLGVKGRHRGNTLGEIAGEKAGIFKLLRCLSLTKQCLKRRLNGLRLGLEDLPLLSNLNLNRCNITDDGCEKFSRSSSGHHQHQHQHHHHQVVEEVSVQRVKKEEVNAKISAW is encoded by the exons atgaagcttggtgtgaagggaagacacagag GAAATACTCTTGGAGAAATTGCCGGTGAGAAGGCTGGTATATTTAAG CTTTTACGGTGCCTCAGCCTGACGAAGCAATGCTTGAAGAGAAGGCTAAATGGTTTAAGACTTGGTCTTGAAG ATCTTCCTCTCTTGTCAAACTTGAATCTTAATAGATGCAATATTACCGACGACGGCTGTGAAAAATTTTCAC GTTCTAGTAGTGGtcatcatcaacatcaacatcaacatcatcatcatcaagtagTTGAAGAGGTTTCAGTGCAAAGggtgaagaaggaggaggttaaTGCAAAGATATCAGCATGGTAG